One window of Tenacibaculum maritimum NCIMB 2154 genomic DNA carries:
- a CDS encoding mevalonate kinase family protein, with protein MRGPLFYAKILLFGEYGIIKDSKGLAIPFNSYKGALKTAQNLTGEAKKSNDNLAKFYEYLVNLKNDLVSFDLEKLKSDIERGMYFDSSIPQGYGVGSSGALVASIYDQYATDKITVLENLTRDKLLKLKAIFSLMESFFHGKSSGLDPLNSYLSLPILIHSKERIEAAGIPSQKEGKGAVFLLDSEQIGETQPMVNIFMNKMKNEGFRKMLHEEFVTYTDACIDDFLHGNVTSLFSNVKNLSKLVLTNFKPMIPKAFHKVWEKGIQTNDYYLKLCGSGGGGYILGFTENYEKAQKSLQDYKLELVYRF; from the coding sequence ATGAGAGGACCTTTATTTTACGCGAAGATATTGCTATTTGGTGAGTACGGAATCATTAAAGATTCCAAAGGCTTAGCAATTCCTTTTAACTCATATAAAGGAGCTTTAAAAACAGCTCAAAACTTAACAGGAGAAGCTAAAAAGTCTAATGATAATTTAGCAAAATTCTATGAATACCTAGTTAACTTAAAAAATGATTTGGTTTCTTTCGATTTGGAGAAATTAAAATCAGATATCGAAAGAGGTATGTACTTTGACTCCTCAATCCCACAAGGGTACGGAGTAGGTAGTTCTGGAGCACTTGTAGCCTCTATCTATGACCAATATGCAACGGACAAAATTACTGTATTAGAAAACTTAACACGCGATAAACTCTTAAAGTTAAAAGCTATTTTTTCTTTAATGGAATCTTTTTTCCATGGAAAAAGCTCTGGCTTAGACCCTTTAAACTCTTATCTAAGCTTACCTATCCTTATTCATTCAAAAGAACGCATTGAAGCCGCTGGCATTCCGTCTCAAAAAGAAGGAAAAGGAGCTGTATTCTTATTGGACTCTGAACAAATTGGAGAAACGCAACCCATGGTTAACATTTTCATGAATAAGATGAAAAATGAAGGTTTTCGTAAAATGCTCCATGAAGAGTTTGTTACTTATACAGATGCTTGCATTGATGATTTTTTACACGGAAATGTTACATCATTATTTAGCAACGTTAAAAATTTATCTAAATTGGTTTTAACTAATTTTAAACCAATGATTCCTAAAGCTTTTCATAAAGTTTGGGAAAAAGGAATACAAACTAATGATTATTACCTAAAGTTATGCGGTTCTGGTGGAGGTGGCTATATCTTAGGATTCACTGAAAACTACGAAAAAGCACAAAAAAGCTTACAAGATTAC
- a CDS encoding toxin-antitoxin system YwqK family antitoxin — MKNSKTLIGIILFFLATTVNAQETIWFDANWNATTKDKAVFYRPAPQKKGNGFWIVDYYINGTVQMEGFSTVSTPNEEKFDGLILYYHPNGKTFHKANYQNGELEGKRDVYYETGELKETGKYTNGKRDGVWKTYYKNGKIKKKGKYRNGEKIGVWKTFYKNVY, encoded by the coding sequence ATGAAAAATTCGAAAACACTTATTGGAATCATTCTTTTTTTCCTAGCCACAACAGTAAACGCTCAAGAAACTATTTGGTTTGATGCGAATTGGAATGCTACTACCAAAGACAAAGCCGTATTTTATCGACCTGCCCCTCAAAAAAAGGGCAATGGTTTTTGGATTGTAGATTACTACATTAATGGCACAGTACAAATGGAAGGCTTTAGCACAGTATCAACACCTAACGAAGAAAAATTCGATGGCTTGATTCTTTATTATCATCCTAATGGAAAAACATTTCACAAAGCAAATTACCAAAATGGAGAGTTGGAAGGAAAACGCGATGTATATTATGAAACAGGAGAGCTTAAAGAAACTGGAAAATACACCAACGGCAAACGAGATGGCGTTTGGAAAACGTATTACAAAAACGGAAAAATAAAAAAGAAAGGAAAGTATAGAAATGGAGAAAAAATAGGGGTTTGGAAAACTTTTTATAAAAATGTTTATTAA
- a CDS encoding diphosphomevalonate/mevalonate 3,5-bisphosphate decarboxylase family protein: MNTEQFIPKKIVQTVEKATFTWRTPSNIALVKYWGKSTPQIPKNASISFTLNNCHTITTINFKKGAKNEKASFELLFEGKKKESFQPKIAAFLKRIEPYCPYLLEYHMSIHSENSFPHSSGIASSASGMSAIAMCIMSLEKELIPSLTEEFIKQKASFLARLGSGSASRSIDGPIVVWGAHPNIEGSSDLFGTKFPHQVHPVFENYQDAILLVDKGEKQVSSTVGHNLMHDHPYAENRFQQATNNLSKITTFLQNGNLKGFINLVESEALTLHAMMLTSNPYFILMKPNTLEIIHKIWEYRTLNNSNICFTLDAGANVHVLYPFDEKESVNQFINKELSKYCQKNQYICDNVSFGAIEI, translated from the coding sequence TTGAATACAGAACAATTCATTCCGAAAAAAATCGTACAAACCGTTGAAAAGGCTACTTTTACATGGCGAACACCTAGCAATATCGCATTGGTAAAATATTGGGGTAAAAGCACTCCTCAAATACCTAAAAATGCTTCTATTAGCTTTACGTTAAATAACTGCCATACAATTACTACCATAAATTTTAAAAAAGGTGCTAAAAATGAAAAAGCTTCTTTTGAATTGCTTTTTGAAGGTAAGAAAAAAGAAAGCTTTCAGCCTAAAATTGCCGCATTTTTAAAACGAATTGAGCCATATTGCCCATACCTTTTGGAATACCATATGAGCATTCATTCTGAAAACTCATTTCCTCATAGTAGTGGAATTGCCTCTTCTGCAAGTGGGATGAGTGCTATTGCAATGTGTATCATGAGCTTAGAAAAAGAATTAATTCCATCATTAACAGAAGAATTTATCAAGCAAAAAGCTTCTTTTTTAGCTCGTTTAGGTTCTGGAAGTGCTAGTAGAAGTATTGATGGTCCTATTGTAGTTTGGGGAGCACATCCTAATATTGAAGGAAGTTCTGATTTATTTGGAACAAAATTTCCTCACCAAGTACACCCTGTCTTTGAAAACTATCAAGACGCCATTTTACTTGTTGATAAAGGAGAAAAGCAAGTTAGCAGCACGGTTGGACACAATCTAATGCACGATCATCCTTATGCTGAAAATCGTTTTCAACAGGCAACTAATAACCTCTCAAAAATTACTACATTCCTTCAAAATGGCAACCTAAAAGGATTTATTAATTTAGTAGAAAGCGAAGCTTTAACATTACATGCAATGATGTTAACAAGCAACCCTTACTTTATTTTAATGAAACCTAATACTTTAGAAATTATTCATAAGATTTGGGAGTACAGAACTTTAAATAATAGTAATATCTGCTTTACTTTAGATGCCGGTGCCAATGTGCATGTGCTATATCCTTTTGATGAAAAAGAAAGTGTTAATCAGTTTATAAACAAAGAGTTATCTAAATATTGCCAAAAAAATCAGTATATTTGTGATAATGTGAGTTTTGGAGCCATAGAAATCTAA
- the sppA gene encoding signal peptide peptidase SppA, translated as MNFLRNLIAAIIGFFIAIFLLLLVFIGIAAAFGNEEITLVKPNSVLNLDLSIPIKDYAPVENNPFVEAFDLADEKLGLNRIITAIENAKTDDHIKGITIQTSFVNAGIAQTQAIRDKIAAFKESGKFVYAYNNVYNQKNYYLSSVADSLFLNPIGAIDFKGLTTEILYYKDFEDKYGIKMEVIRHGKYKSAVEPYLSNKMSEANREQTTSFLQSIWSEILEDISESRKIPIPTLNNIATNSLGRDADKAMSNQLIDAAIYEDEFDAKVKIASRTAEINMISINDYIKAGKGRKVVKTSNKIAVIYAQGQIIYGKGSEEMIGQDMINKALKKAREDHSIKAIVLRVNSPGGSALASELIWRALELTKKEKPLVVSMGNLAASGGYYIACNADKIIAEPTTITGSIGVFGAVPNVHQLAENIGINAEQVSTNKSAYYSPFEPISKQFYEVTKEGVENIYKTFVNRVAAGRNMTFEEVDNVAQGRVWTGKEAVNLGLVDQLGSLEDAIQVAAELAEIDSYRIRNYPNYKKDLKEALKLSPFAKVTKEEVLQEALGEESYRLYKNVKDMKKLKGIQARLPFIFQIN; from the coding sequence ATGAACTTTTTACGTAACCTTATTGCTGCAATAATTGGTTTTTTTATTGCTATTTTTCTACTCCTTCTAGTTTTTATAGGCATTGCCGCTGCCTTTGGCAATGAGGAAATTACTCTTGTTAAACCTAATTCTGTTTTAAATTTAGACTTATCCATTCCTATAAAGGATTATGCTCCCGTAGAGAATAACCCCTTTGTTGAAGCTTTTGATTTAGCTGATGAAAAATTAGGATTGAATCGTATTATTACCGCCATAGAAAATGCTAAAACAGATGACCACATTAAAGGAATAACTATTCAAACCTCTTTTGTAAATGCAGGAATTGCACAAACACAAGCAATACGAGATAAAATAGCAGCATTTAAAGAAAGTGGAAAATTTGTATATGCTTATAACAATGTGTATAACCAAAAAAACTACTACCTAAGTTCTGTTGCCGATAGCCTCTTTTTAAACCCTATCGGAGCCATTGATTTTAAAGGTTTGACTACTGAAATTTTATACTATAAAGATTTTGAAGATAAATACGGTATTAAAATGGAAGTAATTCGTCACGGAAAATACAAAAGTGCCGTTGAACCTTATTTGAGTAATAAAATGAGTGAAGCTAATAGAGAGCAAACAACTTCTTTTTTGCAATCTATTTGGTCTGAAATACTTGAAGACATCAGCGAAAGCAGAAAAATACCGATTCCGACATTAAATAATATAGCCACCAACTCTCTTGGTAGAGATGCTGATAAAGCAATGAGCAACCAATTAATTGATGCGGCTATTTATGAAGACGAATTTGATGCTAAAGTAAAAATAGCATCAAGAACGGCCGAAATAAACATGATATCAATAAATGATTATATAAAAGCTGGTAAAGGACGAAAAGTGGTAAAAACTAGTAATAAAATTGCTGTAATTTACGCTCAAGGACAAATTATATACGGAAAAGGATCAGAAGAAATGATTGGCCAAGATATGATTAATAAAGCGTTGAAAAAAGCTAGGGAAGATCATAGCATTAAAGCAATTGTTTTACGAGTAAACTCTCCTGGCGGTTCTGCTTTGGCTTCTGAATTAATTTGGAGAGCATTGGAACTTACCAAAAAAGAAAAACCTTTGGTCGTTTCTATGGGGAATCTTGCAGCTTCTGGAGGCTATTATATTGCTTGTAATGCTGATAAAATAATAGCGGAACCTACCACTATTACAGGCTCTATTGGAGTATTTGGAGCGGTTCCTAATGTACATCAATTAGCAGAGAACATAGGCATTAATGCAGAACAAGTTAGCACCAACAAAAGCGCATATTATAGTCCTTTTGAACCTATTTCCAAACAATTTTACGAGGTAACTAAAGAAGGCGTTGAAAACATCTATAAAACATTTGTTAATCGCGTAGCCGCTGGTAGAAATATGACTTTTGAAGAAGTTGATAATGTTGCTCAAGGACGCGTTTGGACAGGTAAAGAGGCCGTCAATTTAGGGCTAGTAGATCAACTTGGTAGTTTAGAAGACGCTATTCAAGTAGCTGCTGAATTAGCCGAAATAGACAGTTATAGAATTAGAAATTATCCAAATTATAAAAAAGATTTAAAAGAAGCTTTAAAACTTTCTCCATTTGCAAAAGTTACTAAAGAAGAAGTTTTGCAAGAAGCTTTAGGAGAAGAGAGCTATCGCTTATATAAAAACGTTAAAGACATGAAAAAATTAAAAGGAATCCAAGCTCGATTGCCTTTCATTTTTCAAATCAACTAA
- a CDS encoding DUF6146 family protein — MKFSKTFFLLCCIGVCIWSCTPSLNKITTTSKEPPVVIANDSLAYEIIIIDPGFTMYLNTIAKPTGYYSQNYLENKNLFYVSTWNYRVTNVNQFNPNIYENIIDYDPNINYGYEVNYKLFNYFEFAQQKYRMQLK, encoded by the coding sequence ATGAAATTCTCTAAAACATTCTTTCTCCTTTGTTGTATTGGGGTATGTATTTGGTCATGCACTCCTTCTCTTAACAAAATAACAACCACAAGCAAAGAACCTCCTGTAGTTATTGCAAATGACAGCTTGGCCTACGAAATCATTATTATCGACCCTGGTTTTACCATGTATCTCAACACCATTGCCAAACCTACTGGATACTACTCTCAAAATTATCTTGAAAATAAAAATTTATTTTACGTATCTACTTGGAATTATAGAGTTACAAATGTCAATCAATTCAATCCTAATATTTACGAGAATATCATTGATTATGATCCTAATATAAACTATGGCTATGAGGTAAATTATAAACTCTTTAATTATTTCGAATTTGCGCAACAAAAATATAGAATGCAGCTCAAATAG
- a CDS encoding DNA-3-methyladenine glycosylase I, translated as MKKRCFWVSDDSLYVEYHDIEWGVPTFDDAKLFEFLILETFQAGLSWITILKKRQNFKKAFDDFDYKKIANYTDEEYERLIQDPGIIRNKLKVKSAITNARLFMEVQKEFGSFSKFFWSYTNGKPIVNKFARKEDVPATTPLSDKISKDLKKRGFKFVGSTVIYAYMQSMGMVNDHTTDCFRHHEV; from the coding sequence ATGAAAAAAAGATGTTTTTGGGTAAGTGATGATTCTTTATATGTTGAATATCATGATATTGAATGGGGGGTTCCTACTTTTGACGATGCAAAATTGTTTGAGTTTTTAATTCTAGAAACCTTTCAGGCTGGACTTAGTTGGATTACTATTTTAAAAAAAAGACAAAATTTTAAAAAGGCATTTGATGATTTTGATTATAAAAAAATAGCAAATTATACTGATGAGGAGTATGAGCGTTTGATACAGGATCCAGGAATTATACGAAATAAACTGAAAGTGAAAAGTGCTATTACTAATGCAAGGTTGTTTATGGAGGTTCAAAAAGAATTTGGATCTTTTTCAAAATTCTTTTGGAGTTATACGAATGGAAAACCTATTGTGAATAAATTTGCGAGAAAAGAAGATGTACCAGCAACCACTCCATTATCAGATAAAATTTCAAAAGATTTAAAAAAGCGGGGATTTAAGTTTGTCGGCTCTACTGTGATATACGCTTATATGCAGTCTATGGGAATGGTAAATGATCATACTACAGATTGTTTTAGGCATCACGAAGTTTAA